In the genome of Roseovarius sp. Pro17, the window AAGGCCGGCGCCCTCGGTCGCGCAGGCGAATGAGATGAACGGCTCGCGCTGCACGTCCTCTATGCTGATGGTTTCCTGCCCGAATAGCGGGTGTTCAGCGCCGCAGAACAAAAGAAATTCCTCCCGGAACAGGCGGAGAGAACACAGATTGGGCACCGGCTGCGCCAGCAGGCAAAAGCCGACATTCACACGGCCTTCCTGAATACCTCGCACGATCACCTGACTGTTCTGGACCTCGCTTTGAAAGCTGACGGACGGGTGGCGCTGGTGAAACAGGCGCAGGATTTCGTCCAGCATCGGCGATGCCAGATTGCTGATGATCTGATAGCGCACCTCGCCGCTCTCACCTTCGGCTGCGCCGCGGATCAGCGACGCGATCCGCTCGGCACTGTGAAAGATGTCGCGGCATTCTTGATAAATCCTGTCGCCGCGCTGCGTCAGCTCAAAGTGACGGCTATCGCGAAACACCAACTGGCACCGCAGCTGTGTTTCCAGTTTTTGCAGGGCATTACTGACAGATGGTTGACTGAGGCCCAGACGCTTGGCAGCCTTGGTGATGCTCTTTTCCGTCGCGATCATGTAAAACATGCGCAGCAGGTTCCAGTTCAGGTCCGACTGTAGATTGGCATCCATTCTTTGTTATCCATCGGTTTCTGCGCCCCCGGCGGGCCGATCTCAGGTCGGACTCTTTCAGGGCTATACTTAATATAGTCATAGCCTATTTGACCGCGAGGCGCATGCAGGTTTTCCTTCCAGCCTGAGAAATTGCCATCAGGAGCAGGCATGAACGCTCATCTCGATCTGTCGGATATTGAAACCGCGACGCTGGGACACTTCCTAAGCGAAGGGTTCATGGTGCCGTCCATTCAGGGCCTTGCCCATGACCGCCGCGTGTTCGGCCCGGCGCTGACCGTGCGGATGCCCGGTGACGATGGTGCTGCCCTTGTTGAGGCATTGTCCATCGCGCAGCCGGGGCAGGTCATCGTGATT includes:
- a CDS encoding LysR family transcriptional regulator, translating into MDANLQSDLNWNLLRMFYMIATEKSITKAAKRLGLSQPSVSNALQKLETQLRCQLVFRDSRHFELTQRGDRIYQECRDIFHSAERIASLIRGAAEGESGEVRYQIISNLASPMLDEILRLFHQRHPSVSFQSEVQNSQVIVRGIQEGRVNVGFCLLAQPVPNLCSLRLFREEFLLFCGAEHPLFGQETISIEDVQREPFISFACATEGAGLEPMSMLRDGPRLGEHISGLSTNMEEVRRMIVAGLGIGILPLMSATGDIQDGALWPLKITDEPIGADVHLVHAPTDDLTPAEQKFVKVVHELIALYPDIV